A window of the Pieris napi chromosome W unlocalized genomic scaffold, ilPieNapi1.2 SUPER_W_unloc_1, whole genome shotgun sequence genome harbors these coding sequences:
- the LOC125062910 gene encoding uncharacterized protein LOC125062910, with amino-acid sequence MVSEVQPFCYKLLADALQIFYSFNTEIDKITYIYLLALYYLFEDYFTPRVNISVERHKLFNRKQGPDEEIETYATDLKNLSIQCNFEGLADDIVKDIFSWNLNSSCSYIRERILIEKPSSFDAAVSLAKTLRNTRLEAKALSSHEVSVVSRQSRHSRLTKRDQESHRQRSHNRQRSHSRQESLSRHSSEASSSQEHQSKQSSKNCSRCGQVHCTKCPAMGVICNNCHKPNHFAKCCRSTHVRFIEEKSMGNPIDTYFLNSLFTNEISVSQRNPYHITLSINSKNVDFLLDTGADTNILSFNSYKKLNLSLSSLKKSNHKLSTFSGEVLPTVGQCILSVTHNNKVYNVNFHIIDIPCRNIIGRNSCENLKLVKRVHNVQFHESVNVSQLVEYKDLFSGIGCLKDYECHLSMKPDAVPSIDVHSVS; translated from the exons ATGGTGTCAGAAGTTCAA CCATTTTGTTACAAACTATTGGCAGACGCTCTCCAAATATTTTACTCGTTTAATACTGAAATAGATAAGATCACCTACATATATCTACTCGCACTCTACTACCTATTTGAAGACTATTTTACGCCGCGTGTGAATATCTCTGTCGAAAGGCATAAGCTGTTCAATAGAAAACAAGGTCCAGATGAAGAAATTGAGACATATGCCACTGATCTCAAGAATCTAAGCATCCAATGCAATTTCGAAGGTCTTGCCGATGATATAGTAAAGGACATATTCTCATGGAACCTAAATTCATCTTGCTCATACATCAGAGAACGTATCCTGATCGAGAAACCATCTTCGTTTGATGCAGCCGTCAGTCTAGCTAAAACGCTAAGAAATACAAGGTTAGAGGCTAAAGCCTTATCAAGCCATGAAGTAAGTGTCGTCAGTCGTCAATCACGTCACAGTCGCCTAACAAAACGTGATCAAGAGAGTCATAGGCAAAGAAGTCATAATCGTCAAAGAAGTCATAGCCGTCAAGAAAGTCTTAGTCGTCACTCAAGTGAAGCATCGTCCAGTCAAGAACATCAGTCTAAACAGTCATCCAAGAACTGCTCCAGATGTGGTCAAGTTCACTGTACAAAATGTCCAGCCATGGGAGTCATCTGTAACAACTGCCACAAGCCGAACCACTTTGCCAAGTGTTGCCGCAGCACACATGTGAGATTCATAGAAGAAAAAAGTATGGGTAATCCCATTGatacttattttctaaatagtcTTTTCACTAATGAGATTTCTGTCAGCCAAAGAAACCCTTATCATATAACTTTGTCCATAAATAGTAAGAATGTAGACTTTTTACTTGACACAGGTGCTGACACtaacattttatcatttaactcttacaaaaaacttaatttgtcattgagtagtttaaagaaaagtaaTCACAAACTTTCAACCTTTAGCGGTGAAGTATTACCTACAGTAGGTCAATGCATTCTGTCTGTCACACATAACAACAAAGTATACAATGTCAATTTCCACATTATAGATATACCttgtagaaatattattgGTCGCAACAGTTgtgagaatttaaaattagtcaaAAGAGTCCATAATGTCCAATTTCATGAGTCTGTCAATGTATCACAGCTTGTTGAATATAAAGATCTCTTCTCAGGAATAGGTTGTCTTAAAGATTACGaatgtcatttgtcaatgaAGCCTGATGCTGTACCATCTATAGATGTCCATTCAGTCTCTTAG